A single Triticum dicoccoides isolate Atlit2015 ecotype Zavitan chromosome 2A, WEW_v2.0, whole genome shotgun sequence DNA region contains:
- the LOC119353115 gene encoding symplekin-like, which yields MAVALPPAFPPHGLPQLDASAGDMGPRLLQVRGLRRLPLHELVPRLAELRADEAGPVRKVVVEMIGEIGSKHTVFIPDMMPSLLDLLNDEMPAVARQAVKTGTDLFAKVLQELVIQGLFSSGGIDESLKSSWEWMLKLKSAVSLMAFQPTSNEGVRMLAVKFVEKTVLMHTPDPNITSDPPNQATEDMGFNIAWLRGGHPLLNVGDLAMEASQSLGLLLEQLKSPKIRLLSTSMIIVFVTSLSAIAQRRPSFYGRILPVLLSLDPTNTIIKVQIPGAFHALKSAIDACLKCTHSSAEPWRARLLEAQNIINQGDSIAANDSNAGRSAGDTSNRAESLPLTETSTDNSNKRSLADDMNNILEDDGHSSKRVKQSHDSQEHSEEANKRNTEAASVDSSSNQPTPARTENSEAVYQLIGMFAALAAQGDRAAGSLQILSSSIAADLLAEVVMVNMQHLPVSGPEVDQRQHPSTSQSSVAPSRNLLSGRFPMLEALWKTISETDQAEAPPAKDSALVTSAAGEIIPVLVSSPVPSALKTPKEEDISSAVPLDIEMVEAKVPTADATGLSMEIQESSETSHASTEPQGTQEHSGSFVTPLPADNSSVGISLAQCSETRSPSSSTIDGSQSQFSSLTAPTSQYVLPKLVVTNVDLTDEAKDLLQKEAFLRILERDKQVESGGSKARLPLLSHLSVEFPLELDPWELLKKHVLSDYVTKEGHELTLGILNRLYREAEQDQDFLSSRTATSIYESFVLTIAENLRDMFPASDRSLGKLLCEMPYLPEGVLKLLEGLCSPGNNEKQDKDLQSGDRVTQGLSAVWNLIMLRPPNRDRCLDIALQSSINRLDEVRMKAIRLVANKLFPMASISKRIEDFANEKLNSVLEVIPAAESASAAEMATPEVHQDGGLENLSSVADALTLMSLYFALCTKKHSLLRRVFEIYGSLPQAAKQAVHRQVPILIRTIRSSPDLLGIISDPPADCRGLLMQVLQTLTDGAVPSQDLISSIKNLYSKTKDTEFLFPVMAHLPKDEILSVFPNIVNLPVDKFQVALSRILQGSPQHGPILDPSEILIAIHVIDPEKEGIPLKKVMDACAACFEQRTTFTQQVLAKALNQLVEQIPLPLLFMRTVMQAISAFPALVDFVMEIMSRLVNKQIWKYPKLWVGFLKCAILTKPQSYGVLLQLPAPQLENALNKNPLLKAPLVEHASQPNVRSTLPRSILVVLGLAEDQQQQPAPEAQSSQNQAAETSSSAAEAATEVTQESSAAS from the exons ATGGCGGTGGCCCTCCCGCCGGCCTTCCCTCCGCACGGCCTTCCCCAGCTGGACGCTTCTGCCGGGGACATGGGCCCGCGCCTCCTGCAGGTGCGCGGGCTCCGCCGGCTGCCGCTCCACGAGCTCGTCCCCCGCCTCGCCGAGCTCCGCGCCGACGAGGCCGGCCCCGTGCGCAAGGTCGTCGTCGA GATGATTGGTGAGATTGGGTCAAAGCACACTGTGTTTATACCTGACATGATGCCCTCTCTGCTGGATCTTTTGAACGATGAGATGCCGGCGGTTGCGAGACAGGCTGTTAAAACAGGAACAGACTTATTTGCCAAAGTACTGCAAGAGCTCGTTATCCAG GGTTTGTTCTCGAGTGGGGGGATTGacgagtcactcaagtcatcatgggAATGGATGCTCAAGCTTAAATCAGCGGTGTCGCTCATGGCATTTCAG CCTACCAGCAATGAAGGAGTCAGGATGCTGGCTGTTAAGTTTGTTGAAAAAACAGTTCTTATGCACACCCCGGATCCTAATATCACATCTGATCCACCAAACCAAGCTACAGAAG ATATGGGATTCAATATAGCATGGTTAAGGGGAGGTCACCCTTTGCTTAATGTTGGTGATCTAGCCATGGAAGCCAGCCAGAGCCTGGGACTGTTGCTAGAACAACTTAAGTCTCCTAAAATAAGATTACTCAGCACTTCAATGATCATTGTCTTTGTTACTAG TCTCTCGGCTATTGCTCAAAGAAGGCCTTCCTTTTATGGACGCATACTGCCAGTTTTACTTTCTTTGGACCCAACAAATACCATTATCAAAGTGCAAATTCCAGGCGCATTCCATGCTTTGAAGAGTGCCATTGATGCATGCCTGAAATGTACACATTCAAGTGCTGAGCCG TGGCGAGCTCGTCTATTGGAAGCTCAAAATATTATAAACCAGGGAGATTCAATAGCTGCAAATGATTCAAATGCTGGTAGGAGTGCTGGAGACACGTCAAACAGGGCCGAATCGTTGCCTCTGACA GAAACAAGCACCGACAACAGTAACAAGCGGAGTCTGGCTGATGACATGAATAATATTCTAGAAGATGATGGTCATTCCAGTAAAAGGGTCAAACAATCACATGATTCTCAGGAACATAGTGAAGAGGCAAACAAGAGAAATACCGAGGCAGCCTCTGTTGATTCATCATCCAATCAACCCACCCCTGCAAGAACTGAGAATTCTGAAGCTGTATATCAATTAATTGGTATGTTTGCTGCATTAGCTGCGCAAGGCGACAGAGCTGCTGGATCACTACAAATCCTGTCATCCAGTATCGCTGCTGACCTATTAGCAGAGGTTGTAATGGTTAACATGCAACACCTGCCAGTTTCTGGTCCTGAAGTAGATCAACGACAACATCCTTCAACTAGCCAGTCCTCTGTTGCTCCTAGTCGGAATCTTCTTTCAGGTCGCTTTCCGATGTTAGAGGCTCTGTGGAAG ACAATAAGTGAAACTGATCAAGCTGAAGCACCTCCAGCTAAGGATTCTGCTCTGGTGACATCTGCTGCTGGTGAGATCATACCAGTTCTTGTCAGTTCTCCTGTTCCTTCTGCATTAAAAACACCGAAGGAGGAGGACATTAGTTCAGCAGTTCCACTAGATATAGAAATGGTAGAGGCTAAAGTGCCTACTGCAGATGCCACTGGGTTATCGATGGAGATTCAGGAATCATCAGAAACTTCCCATGCTTCTACAGAACCTCAGGGAACCCAAGAACATTCTGGCAGTTTTGTTACTCCATTGCCAGCTGACAATTCTTCTGTTGGTATCAGTTTGGCTCAATGTTCAGAAACTCGCAGTCCAAGCTCCTCTACTATTGACGGAAGCCAGTCACAGTTTTCATCTTTGACTGCCCCTACTTCACAGTATGTTCTTCCAAAATTGGTTGTGACTAATGTCGACCTGACCGATGAGGCTAAAGATCTCCTTCAGAAAGAAGCGTTTCTGCGTATTCTTGAGAGAGATAAGCAAGTAGAGTCTGGTGGTTCGAAAGCTCGTCTTCCGTTGCTTTCTCACCTAAGTGTTGAG TTTCCTTTGGAGCTGGACCCTTGGGAGCTTCTCAAAAAGCATGTACTATCTGACTATGTAACTAAGGAG GGACACGAGTTGACACTGGGCATCCTGAACAGATTATATCGCGAGGCAGAACAGGATCAGGACTTCCTTTCATCTAGAACTGCAACATCAATTTATGAATCATTTGTTCTGACAATA GCTGAAAATCTTCGTGATATGTTTCCGGCTTCAGATAGATCACTTGGCAAATTGCTTTGTGAGATGCCATACCTACCAGAAGGTGTATTAAAATTGCTAGAGGGTTTATGTTCTCCTGGAAATAATGAAAAGCAGGACAAGGATCTTCAGAGTGGTGACAGGGTAACTCAAGGTCTAAGTGCTGTCTGGAACCTTATCATGTTAAGACCTCCAAATCGGGACAGATGTCTGGACATTGCTTTGCAG AGTTCAATCAATCGTCTAGATGAGGTCCGCATGAAGGCAATACGTTTG GTAGCAAATAAACTATTTCCCATGGCAAGCATTTCCAAAAGGATTGAAGATTTTGCAAATGAAAAACTTAATTCAGTCCTAGAAGTGATTCCAGCGGCTGAATCTGCGTCAGCTGCTGAGATGGCCACACCCGAGGTTCACCAG GATGGTGGTTTAGAAAATTTATCCTCGGTAGCAGATGCTCTAACTTTGATGTCGCTGTATTTTGCTCTGTGTACCAAG AAGCACTCCCTTCTCCGACGTGTATTTGAAATATATGGCAGTCTTCCACAGGCTGCCAAACAG GCAGTTCACAGACAAGTACCCATTCTGATTCGCACGATACGTTCCTCTCCTGACCTTCTTGGTATCATCTCAGATCCACCAGCTGACTGTCGGGGCCTACTCATGCAG GTTTTACAGACTCTCACTGATGGTGCAGTGCCATCTCAAGATCTGATTTCTTCCATAAAGAACTTATATTCAAAAACTAAG GATACTGAGTTCCTTTTCCCAGTCATGGCTCATCTGCCAAAAGATGAG ATTCTGTCTGTGTTTCCCAATATTGTTAATCTTCCGGTGGATAAGTTTCAAGTTGCCCTTTCTCGAATCCTGCAG GGATCACCACAACATGGCCCTATTCTTGACCCATCAGAAATTTTGATTGCGATTCATGTAATAGATCCTGAAAAAGAAGGAATACCACTGAAAAAG GTTATGGATGCATGTGCTGCCTGCTTCGAGCAAAGGACAACATTCACTCAGCAAGTTTTGGCAAAAGCACTAAACCAACTG GTTGAACAGATTCCCCTACCTTTGCTGTTCATGCGAACTGTTATGCAAGCGATAAGTGCATTTCCTGCCTTG GTGGATTTTGTGATGGAGATCATGTCACGCCTTGTTAACAAGCAG ATATGGAAATATCCGAAGTTATGGGTAGGATTCCTGAAGTGTGCTATCCTGACAAAACCTCAGTCCTATGGTGTGTTACTGCAG TTACCAGCTCCACAACTCGAAAATGCCCTGAATAAGAACCCTCTACTGAAGGCGCCCTTGGTCGAGCATGCCAGCCAGCCAAACGTGCGATCAACTCTCCCGAG ATCTATCTTGGTGGTTCTGGGTCTCGCCGAAGATCAACAGCAGCAGCCCGCACCTGAGGCACAGAGCAGCCAGAACCAGGCCGCGGAGACCAGCAGCTCCGCCGCAGAGGCCGCGACGGAAGTAACTCAGGAATCCTCCGCCGCCAGTTGA